In the Bartonella apihabitans genome, ATGTCAAATTTGAATGGGATTGTTTCTGGTGAAACCAAAGTAAATGATGATGTCCATCATTTGGTTGCACAAGATGAAGGGGACGAACTTTTTGCACGTGTTATGGCGCAGCTGAAAGTTCATGTCGGTAATGAGGCTTATACGAGCTGGTTCGGTCGTCTGCAACTCGATGAATTCAGCCGGAGCCAAGTACGACTTTCTGTTCCGACAGCTTTTTTACGTTCATGGATTACCAACCATTATTCGACCATTCTGACCGAGCTATGGCGTCAGGAATGCCCGACGCTGTTGCGGGTTGACGTTGTTGTGCGCGGAATGAATCGTGTGGTTAAACACCATGCTCCACGAAAAGAAGAAGAGACGCATGTTCAAAGCCAGCAGGAAAACATGGTTGTGTCCTCTTCTCATGGCCGCACAGAACGTTTTTCCGGAGAAGCCCAGCAGAGTGTTTTTGGTTCACCGCTTGATTCGCGCTATACCTTCGATACCTTTGTTGAAGGCCCGTCCAATCGTGTGGCTCTTGCTGCAGCCCGTTCGATTGCCGAAAGCCACAAAAGTGCTTTGCGCTTCAACCCGCTTTTCATCCATGCAGCCGTAGGCTTGGGAAAAACCCATCTTTTGCAAGCAATTGCTGCTGCCGCTTTGCAGCGTCCAACGCCCGTACGTGTCATCTATTTGACAGCCGAATATTTTATGTGGCGTTTTGCAACGGCGATCCGCGATAACAACGCTTTGTCATTTAAAGAACAATTGCGAGATATCGACCTCCTTATTATTGACGATATGCAATTTTTACAGGGCAAATCGATTCAACATGAATTCTGTCATTTGCTCAATATGTTGCTTGATAGTGCAAAACAGGTTGTCGTGGCAGCCGATAGGGCTCCAGCCGAGCTCGAATCATTGGATGTCAGAGTGCGTTCGCGTTTGCAGGGTGGTGTTTCGCTCGAAATTGAGTCGCCTGATTATGACATGCGGCTCGAAATGTTGCGCAAGCGCTTGAAAGCAGCCCAACATGATGATCCTTCTATTTCAATCCCCGACGAGGTTTTGTCTCATATTGCAAGAACAGTTTCCGGTTCGGGGCGTGATCTTGAAGGGGCGTTCAACCAGCTTCTGTTCCGTCAATCTTTTGAGCCGGATCTATCGCTCAATCGTATTGATGAATTGTTGGACCATTTGACGCGCTCCGGCGAACCCAAGCGGATTCGTATCGAAGAAATCCAGCGTGTTGTGGCCCGTCATTATAATGTTTCCAAGCAGGATTTGTTGTCGAATCGCCGTACGCGGACAATTGTTAAACCGCGTCAGGTTGCGATGTATCTTGCAAAAATGATGACACCACGCTCGCTTCCGGAAATTGGCCGTCGCTTTGGTGGACGTGATCACACAACTGTCCTCCATGCAGTGCGCAAGATTGAAGATATGGTCGGTGCCGATCAGCAATTGGCCAAAGAATTGGAGCTCTTGAAGCGCCTGATTGATGAACAATCAGCTTGAACAGGCCTTCGGGAGAACAAGTCTCGATAGACTCTGTCAGAGAGTAGTATCTTGTATTTTATGCAAGAATATTGCCAATCTGGTTTTTATCTGTTTTTCTTGTCGGGTGATTCCTTGGCTTAAAAGGAATCACTACATCTTGTGTTATTCAGTTAGAAATCTTTTTAATTGGCAGAACAATTTAGAGAGTGTCCAATATGCGCATTACAGTCGATCGTAGCCATCTGTTAAAATCTCTCGGCCGTGTTCATCGCGTCGTCGAACGGCGCAATACGATTCCTATTCTGTCCAATGTGCTTATCAATACAGTTAATTCCGGTGTCGAATTGCAGGCAACCGATCTTGATCTCGAGGTCACTGAAACAACATCTGCAAATATCGAACAAGCAGGTTCGACAACTGTTCCTGCTCACCTCCTTTACGAAATCGTGCGCAAACTTCCCGAAGGTGGCGAGATTATGCTTTCGGTTTCCGATGACGGCAATGCTATGCAAGTCGTTTCCGGACGCTCGAACTTCCGTTTGCAATGCTTGCCTAAAGAGGACTTTCCGGAACTTAATGCCGGAGATTTCAGCCATAGTTTTAGTTTATCGGCTGCGGCTTTAAAACGGTTAATCGACTGCACACAATTTGCCATTTCCACCGAGGAAACTCGTTATTATCTCAATGGTATCTATTTTCACGTCATTGACGATAAAGGCCTGAAAATACGTACAGTTGCAACCGATGGTCACCGTTTGGCCGAAGCGGAAACCGACGCACCGTCAGGTTCTGAAGGAATGCCCGGTGTTATTATTCCCCGTAAAGCTGTAGGCGAATTGCAGAAATTGTTGGGAGAGGAAGCCGAAAGCGAAATAAAAATAGAGGTTTCCGAAACAAAAATACGTTTCACGATTGCTTCTGTCGTGCTGACATCGAAATTGATAGACGGGACATTTCCCGATTATCAACGTGTTATCCCCTTGGGCAATGACAAAAAGCTGACAATCAACCGTCAAAGTTTTGCTGCGGCAGTCGACCGTGTATCGACCATTTCCAGTGATCGCGGGCGTGCTGTTAAATTGACAATCGAAAATGGTCAATTGACACTCACGGTCAATAATCCGGATTCAGGAAGTGCAGAAGACCAGATTGTTGCCGATTATGAAGGTGAACCGCTGGAAATTGGTTTCAATTCCAAATATCTTCTTGATATTATGGCACAACTCAACGGTGAAAACGCGGTATTCATGCTCGCCGATGCAGGTGCACCAACGCTTATTCGCGATAGTGACGATGCTGACGCTCTTTACGTTTTAATGCCAATGCGTGTTTAGAGAACGAA is a window encoding:
- the dnaA gene encoding chromosomal replication initiator protein DnaA, translating into MSNLNGIVSGETKVNDDVHHLVAQDEGDELFARVMAQLKVHVGNEAYTSWFGRLQLDEFSRSQVRLSVPTAFLRSWITNHYSTILTELWRQECPTLLRVDVVVRGMNRVVKHHAPRKEEETHVQSQQENMVVSSSHGRTERFSGEAQQSVFGSPLDSRYTFDTFVEGPSNRVALAAARSIAESHKSALRFNPLFIHAAVGLGKTHLLQAIAAAALQRPTPVRVIYLTAEYFMWRFATAIRDNNALSFKEQLRDIDLLIIDDMQFLQGKSIQHEFCHLLNMLLDSAKQVVVAADRAPAELESLDVRVRSRLQGGVSLEIESPDYDMRLEMLRKRLKAAQHDDPSISIPDEVLSHIARTVSGSGRDLEGAFNQLLFRQSFEPDLSLNRIDELLDHLTRSGEPKRIRIEEIQRVVARHYNVSKQDLLSNRRTRTIVKPRQVAMYLAKMMTPRSLPEIGRRFGGRDHTTVLHAVRKIEDMVGADQQLAKELELLKRLIDEQSA
- the dnaN gene encoding DNA polymerase III subunit beta gives rise to the protein MRITVDRSHLLKSLGRVHRVVERRNTIPILSNVLINTVNSGVELQATDLDLEVTETTSANIEQAGSTTVPAHLLYEIVRKLPEGGEIMLSVSDDGNAMQVVSGRSNFRLQCLPKEDFPELNAGDFSHSFSLSAAALKRLIDCTQFAISTEETRYYLNGIYFHVIDDKGLKIRTVATDGHRLAEAETDAPSGSEGMPGVIIPRKAVGELQKLLGEEAESEIKIEVSETKIRFTIASVVLTSKLIDGTFPDYQRVIPLGNDKKLTINRQSFAAAVDRVSTISSDRGRAVKLTIENGQLTLTVNNPDSGSAEDQIVADYEGEPLEIGFNSKYLLDIMAQLNGENAVFMLADAGAPTLIRDSDDADALYVLMPMRV